The sequence ACAGCGGAAATGATAAAAACATGTAGAAGATAAATTCCCAAATAATCAAAACACTAACTCACCTGTGACAAGGAGCAAGCCAGAAGAAAGTTGCTTCAAGAAGACAACCCTTTTCCCCTTAAACCTTCCAGACAATACAATCAACACAGTCCCAGGAGTAATACTTGCCCTGAATCCAGAAAAAACCAAAAAAGTATCAGCAAACAACAAAATTTAGTTGAAAAGCAAGActgaaagaaaaaaaacttaaatataaCCTGAGCTTGGTAGGCTTGGGCTTGCGCTTGTTAGAGAGAGGCTTCTTGACGTCATCAGCCGGGTAAAACTTTTGGGGCTTCTCCGCCACAGGAGAAGCCGCCGCCGCCTTCTCGTGGTGGGGGAATTTGCCACCGTTCTTCTGTTTAATAGCCCAGAGTCCACGTTTGTGGTACGTTGCCGATCGGGAGTGTTTCCGTATCCCGCGGATGAGCTCCGGATTACGGGTAGCCCTAGAGGTGGTCTGCTTGGGCGCCATTTCAAGCTGGTTGCAAGTGCGAGTGGAGACGAAGTAGGAAACCCTAATTGGAATCAGATTCGAGCAAACTTATTAAACCTAATTGGGCCAACATAAAGGCCTATGGAATTGGGAAGTTCGTAAACAATATGGCCTACCAGAAAAGGCCCAACTAAACTAACAGCTCATAAGTTGGGCTTAAACCAAGAAAGTAGCCCAACCATAACTTTTATTGGACCTGTTTGAAAACGTGTCTAGTGCCGATGGATAACTTGACAATGACTACTATTTAAATGAAATACCAATTTGAACCCAAACCGAATGATATACCGTTTTTTCTGAACCCCCAACCgaattatataaatttatttggacaatatttttataaaaacattatGAAATTAtttgttataaaatttttttaaaaatatgctTTTCAAAAACCAATCAAGaggtatttttttatgtttttgaaaTGTTAACAAAAAATATAGGCCAAACGGATAATAAATcagaaacaagaaaaaaaatcacaattaaaaatttttatataataattttataaacacatttttttaattaattttaactataaaaatattttatagaaTAATTATCCAACAAAATATATTCTTAAAACAaagtttattaaaaaatatattaaatttattaaaaaaatttataaatactaACCAAACGGAATTTCAATGTATATTATCTTGCACGGAAAATCCTGAATACATAATGGCAAGTGATACTAAAAATTTACTAATAGTAGGCTCCAATTGGATTGTTTGACAGGATTTCAGTTGAATAGAGAAGTAAACAAGGCCCAAGTACATGCATGTAAATTAAATATTGcaaatgaataaaatatgaCGTTGTAACAACTTCagaacaattttcaaaaaatatatgatGACAAAATAGAAAAGCAGGGGTTGGTATAATTAATGTAACAACATGTTCATGTGATAACGACCGAAGCCATTCTTCATTCCAACGCCAATCGGGACGTGTATCTAAAGTCAACAGTAACACGATCCCCTTATACGTACAGGCAAATGCAATTACGATACATCGGGGTACATCATCCAATCGTGTGTATTGGATATGAGCTCACTCGATTCATAATCCACAAAtatgaaatattatatattacgcCAAAAGTCGAATCAAGTGCAGTTATAACCCTTAGAGGGATAAGATGTTCCTTGAATGGGTGCAGTATAGAATAATATGTGAAATAACGAATAATATGTACTCAAAATTAACATCCGAGTCAAACATGCATATTCAGGTCAGTTGGATGTAATAAGTACGTAGAGTTGTGCAGCATGTTCGTTGGTGTGGCCTAATTCTGAAAAGAAGGAAATTATATTGCTAGCTTTTGTTTTAAACCACTCTTTTTTCTTCGAATAATAATTGTGAAATTCATGATTGAAAAAGCACCTGCTCTACCATTGAAAACGATCGGTTTGACAACATATGCCGATTCCGCGACCTCATTTCTGGAGTGTTCGTAAaagagtgtgtgtgtgtgtgtttttcccCCTCTTAAGtgattaaattataaataaccataaatgaataataatatctgaaaaaacaaaatgaaaatttgCAAATTTTTTAAGGTAAAGAGTTTTATGACgagtaatataaatatataatactaGTTTTCCTTTATAAAACATTTCCGAAATAATCTTATCGACATGTTTCATTTTTGAAGGTTCGACGATATACTATGTGAAGAGTAATTCATGTTAAAAAGTTTATAATTCATTTTAAAGGTATAAACTCGAAAACGTGACGATATTTGAGAAAATAGACTAtgttaactattttttttagaaaatcgaTCTTTCTaatttttatgaggttattttttaaaaaaaatatttataaacgataataaaaagaaaaatatttttgaaaagcgTGTCGAAAGATATAtggaaataaaataatatatggaaattattttaaaattgttgGGTGCTTACGTTTATTAGTAGTCTTGATATGACTTATCTTTTTTAATCTTGTGTTTTTCtcgttatattatttatttattaaataaataattattttacatcagtcaaatcattaattatttatattatatttaaatcattgaatttaaattattatattacctcttataaataatattattcacattttattattgttaaaagatcaaaataaaaatttattatttttatataaaatttaatcaatcaaatcaaataaagtataatatatcaatcaaatcaaatattaaattaattattattatttacttattttttattaaattaaattatttatccatatatcaTTATCCCATTACCCGAACAAAAAAATACCTCGatgatttttaatttgtttttggaATGAAAATATCCCccaacatatatattttaaacttcatTTATTTCGTTTGACTTTCTGTTCATTCGTACAGCCTAAATTAAATATGTACGTGCCCATGTTATGTTATAATACAATATTGAGGGAGTgttgtaataaaataaaaaataaaaaatagagcTGCTGTGTTTGGCTTCGTCTTGGTGAGTTTGACTCTTATAGAGTATTTGCCATTTCTTTTCATACGAACTCGGAACTCGCTCT comes from Henckelia pumila isolate YLH828 chromosome 4, ASM3356847v2, whole genome shotgun sequence and encodes:
- the LOC140864655 gene encoding large ribosomal subunit protein eL6-like, yielding MAPKQTTSRATRNPELIRGIRKHSRSATYHKRGLWAIKQKNGGKFPHHEKAAAASPVAEKPQKFYPADDVKKPLSNKRKPKPTKLRASITPGTVLIVLSGRFKGKRVVFLKQLSSGLLLVTGPFKINGVPLRRVNQSYVIGTSTKVDIAGVNLEKFDDKYFAKQVEKKKNKGENEFFEAEKQDKAKLPTEKKDDQKAIDAPLLKAIESVPELKAYLGARFSLKAGMKPHELVF